ATAGTCTATTGCCCTTGCGGAATTTGTAATGCTTCCAACTGATATCATGTCTACTCCGGTCCTTGCATAGTCTGCAATGTTGTCCTGGCTTATTCCACCTGATGCCTCCAGTCTTACTTTATCCCGCAGGCCGAGCTTTTTCAATACTAGAATGGTACGCTTTATCTCTGCTGTTGTAAAGTTGTCAAGCATTATGATTGGCGTGCCCATGGATGCCGCAAGCACTGCATCCTCTGTGTTTTCAACCTCTACCTCAAACACCTTGGACCTTTTCTTTGCTCTCTGAATCAGCCGGACAAGCGAGCCCTCTGCGGCAATGTGGTTGTCCTTGATCATGATCATGTCGTGCAGGGTGATCCTGTGCTTTTTTCCACCACCTATTTCCACTGCCTCCTTGTCAAAGTACCGCAGCCCTGGCGCCGTCTTGCGCGTAGAATACAGATCTGTTTTCTTGCTTGCACCCTTGACCCTTCTGACCATCTCGTTTGTGGCAGTGGCAATACCGCTCATGCGTGACAGCAGGTTCAGCGCAGTCCTCTCGCAGCTTAGAACATTTCTTGCAGGGCCTGAAATCTCTAATATTGTCTGATTCCTTCTTGTCCTGCTTCCATCCCTTTGGATCATCTTGGTGCTGCATCCCCTTAACGCAAACAGCTGACGTACCAGACTCACTCCTGCGACTATTCCCTCTTGGCGCGAGATTATCCTTGCGCGTATCCTCTTGTTGCTCAGGATAGTGCCTGTCACATCGCCCTTTGAGATGTCCTCTCTCAAAAATCCTGCAAGCATGCGTCTTACGTCTTCCATGCGTCTCTGCCTTTCTCAGAACTTAAAAAATTTCTTATGCGTGCTGAGCCACAACATCTGGACTCCTCGGGATTCCATCCCAGTCGGAGTTCTTTGGGATTCTTATTGTAAACGTGGTGCCGGCGCCCTCTGAGCTTGAGACGCTGATCTCGCCTCCGTGCTGCTTGATTATGTTCTTGCAGCTGGACAGCCCAAGGCCCGTTCCGACCTGCTTTGTGGTAAAGAGCGGCTCAAATATCTTGTCCTGGTTCCCCTGCGGTATTCCGACTCCTGAATCCGTTATGCTGATCTGGATAAAGTTTTCATCCTCGTCATCTGATATCTCGATACTTATCTCGCCATCCCTGC
The Candidatus Nitrosotenuis cloacae DNA segment above includes these coding regions:
- the nadC gene encoding carboxylating nicotinate-nucleotide diphosphorylase, producing MEDVRRMLAGFLREDISKGDVTGTILSNKRIRARIISRQEGIVAGVSLVRQLFALRGCSTKMIQRDGSRTRRNQTILEISGPARNVLSCERTALNLLSRMSGIATATNEMVRRVKGASKKTDLYSTRKTAPGLRYFDKEAVEIGGGKKHRITLHDMIMIKDNHIAAEGSLVRLIQRAKKRSKVFEVEVENTEDAVLAASMGTPIIMLDNFTTAEIKRTILVLKKLGLRDKVRLEASGGISQDNIADYARTGVDMISVGSITNSARAIDYSLEV